A stretch of Rhizobium sp. TH2 DNA encodes these proteins:
- a CDS encoding type II toxin-antitoxin system VapC family toxin, with amino-acid sequence MLATTDTNVLIRFFVEDDVQQSELAAEILESAEVIAIGLQVLCEFAWVLSSHYKTSRADISASISQLLGTANVVANRPAVEAGLAALNAGGDFADGVIAYEGQWLGGETFVTFDKKASKILERQGRSTKLLAP; translated from the coding sequence ATGCTGGCGACAACAGATACGAACGTACTGATACGGTTTTTCGTCGAGGACGATGTCCAACAGAGCGAGCTTGCGGCAGAGATTCTTGAATCAGCCGAGGTCATCGCCATCGGCCTGCAGGTTCTTTGTGAATTCGCCTGGGTCTTAAGCTCCCACTATAAAACGTCGCGTGCCGATATCTCCGCGTCGATAAGCCAGCTTCTCGGCACAGCGAATGTCGTCGCCAACCGTCCGGCGGTCGAAGCCGGTCTCGCCGCGCTGAATGCCGGCGGCGATTTCGCTGATGGCGTCATAGCCTATGAAGGCCAATGGCTCGGCGGCGAGACTTTTGTCACTTTCGACAAGAAGGCATCCAAAATTCTTGAACGGCAGGGGCGATCGACAAAGTTATTGGCGCCCTAA
- a CDS encoding AzlD family protein has translation MTIDLNTFLAILAMAAATILTRVSGVFLLRYISIGEHARGALDAIPPAVLMAVIAPTALATGLAETIACAVTALAALRLPLLACVAIGVGTVVALRAVGF, from the coding sequence ATGACGATCGATCTCAATACATTCCTCGCAATCCTCGCCATGGCCGCCGCGACGATCCTCACGCGCGTCTCCGGCGTGTTCCTACTGCGCTACATCTCGATCGGCGAGCACGCGCGGGGAGCACTCGATGCGATCCCTCCCGCCGTGCTGATGGCCGTCATCGCGCCCACTGCGCTCGCGACGGGCTTGGCCGAGACGATCGCATGTGCCGTGACGGCGCTTGCTGCATTGCGGCTTCCATTGCTGGCCTGCGTGGCGATCGGGGTGGGGACCGTCGTGGCGTTGCGGGCGGTTGGGTTTTAG
- a CDS encoding AbrB/MazE/SpoVT family DNA-binding domain-containing protein, giving the protein MTSLTVTARGQVTLRKDVLQHLGIEPGDKIHVDLLPDGRAEIKAGKPKGTIRDLRGFLRGKTNGRKLSIKEIGEAIAEAGSRAGRGD; this is encoded by the coding sequence ATGACCAGCTTGACTGTCACAGCACGGGGTCAGGTTACCCTCCGCAAGGACGTGCTTCAGCATCTGGGTATCGAGCCGGGCGACAAGATCCACGTGGACCTGCTTCCCGACGGCCGCGCAGAAATAAAGGCCGGCAAGCCCAAGGGGACCATCCGTGATCTGCGCGGGTTCCTGCGCGGCAAGACCAATGGCCGGAAGCTTTCGATCAAGGAGATCGGTGAGGCTATCGCCGAGGCTGGTTCTCGCGCCGGGCGCGGCGATTGA
- a CDS encoding AzlC family ABC transporter permease: MTWKAEFTAGVKTIAPIIVAAMPIGLVFGAVAAAKGLSPLEATLMSAMVFAGGSQFVAMDIWTHPASWTALGFAALLVNIRHVLMGASLGHKMDAFSPWQKYLAVLVMADENWAMAEARARKTKLTPAFFAGLSIFFYLNWIICSLAGALLGAFLGDPAVIGLDFAFPAVFIVLVMGFWKGPATGMVLIASALASILVHHLVPGAWYIAAGAAAGLVAAVVTGRFRKVAVAQ, from the coding sequence ATGACCTGGAAAGCGGAATTTACCGCCGGTGTGAAAACCATCGCACCGATCATCGTCGCCGCCATGCCGATCGGCCTCGTCTTCGGTGCCGTCGCCGCCGCCAAGGGGCTGTCGCCACTGGAAGCGACCTTGATGAGCGCCATGGTGTTTGCCGGAGGCTCGCAGTTCGTGGCGATGGATATCTGGACCCATCCGGCGAGCTGGACGGCGCTCGGCTTCGCAGCCCTGCTCGTCAATATCCGCCATGTTCTGATGGGTGCTTCCCTCGGACACAAGATGGACGCTTTCTCTCCCTGGCAGAAATATCTCGCTGTGCTCGTGATGGCCGACGAGAACTGGGCGATGGCCGAGGCGCGCGCTCGGAAGACCAAGCTGACGCCCGCCTTTTTCGCGGGCTTATCGATCTTCTTCTATCTCAACTGGATCATATGCAGCCTGGCTGGTGCGCTGCTCGGGGCCTTCCTCGGCGATCCCGCCGTTATCGGGCTGGATTTCGCCTTTCCGGCGGTGTTCATCGTGCTGGTCATGGGCTTCTGGAAAGGCCCGGCTACCGGCATGGTGCTGATCGCGAGCGCACTCGCCTCGATCCTGGTGCACCATCTGGTTCCCGGCGCCTGGTACATCGCGGCGGGGGCGGCTGCGGGATTGGTGGCGGCGGTCGTCACCGGACGGTTCAGAAAAGTGGCGGTGGCGCAATGA